The Corallincola holothuriorum genomic sequence GGATTATGTGAAAAACATGATCACCGGTGCAGCCCAGATGGACGGCGCTATCTTGGTAGTTGCAGCAACAGATGGTCCTATGCCACAGACACGTGAGCACATCCTGTTGGGTCGCCAGGTAGGCGTACCTTACATGATCGTTTTCATGAACAAGTGTGACATGGTAGACGACGAAGAGCTGCTTGAGCTGGTAGAGATGGAAGTACGTGAACTTCTGTCAGACTACGACTTCCCAGGTGACGACCTGCCAGTGATCCAGGGCTCAGCTCTGAAAGCATTGGAAGGCGAGAAAGAGTGGGAAGACAAGATTGTAGAGCTGGCTGAAGCGCTGGATAGCTACATCCCAGAGCCAGAGCGTGATATCGATAAGCCATTCTTGCTGCCTATCGAAGACGTATTCTCAATCTCAGGTCGTGGTACAGTTGTTACCGGTCGTATCGAGCGCGGTATCCTGAAAACAGGTGACGACGTAGCGATTGTTGGTATCAAAGAAACCACAAACACGACATGTACTGGTGTTGAAATGTTCCGTAAGCTGCTTGACGAAGGTCGTGCAGGTGAGAACGTTGGTGCACTGTTGCGTGGTACTAAGCGTGATGACGTAGAGCGTGGTCAGGTATTGGCAGCGCCGGGTTCAATCAACCCACACACTAAGTTTGAAGCAGAAGTTTACGTTCTGTCTAAAGATGAAGGTGGTCGTCATACTCCGTTCTTCAAGGGCTATCGTCCACAGTTCTACTTTCGTACCACAGATATCACTGGTGCAGTAGAATTGCCAGAAGGCGTAGAGATGGTAATGCCAGGTGACAACGTACAGATGAGCGTAGAGCTTATCGCACCAATCGCGATGGACGAAGGCTTGCGCTTCGCTATCCGTGAAGGTGGCCGTACTGTAGGTGCGGGTGTTGTTGCTAAGATCCTCGACTAATCGAAGATCTAAGTCATATTGAAAAGGCGCCGTTAGGCGCCTTTTTTATTGCGCTCAAACTAGTTCACGCTGTAACGCTTTCTAATTTTCAGCGGCCTCTAGTTTTAGACGCGATTCTGGATCCGTTGGTGGTTGCTCTTCCTCTGTTGGCCCTCGTCTATATTTGGGCTTTCGTCGGCTCTTGCCGAACTGGATCTCAACGGAAAATACAATGGCTGGGTTCCAACTCCAATCATACTCGCGTTCATAATTGAGCTGGGGTTCAATTTCGTAAAAGTACCAGGGACGATAGAAACTGCGGCGATAGTTCGCAGCTAAACGCCAGCGTTCAGTGTTCTCTTTATCTTCATCCGTGGCGCCGGTAAAAGAGATATACGTTGAGTAAGCGGACCGCTCATCGATCTGTTTTACGCGAGAAAGGCTGATCTCCCATTCAAATCCATCAGTTTCGTCGCCATAAGTTGCCGAATTACTCCAGCGGTAGCCAACGGCTCCTCGTAGATGGTCAATATCAATGCGCGTAGTTTCACTCCAAAAATCAGAATTACGTAAGCGAAGCTGTTGGCTAAATTTTACGACGGTGTCGTAACGTAGGGCGTAGTTATAGCGATAACGCAGACGGGTAAACGGATCTATCTCACTACTACGAAGGCGCACGCCAGCATCA encodes the following:
- the tuf gene encoding elongation factor Tu — protein: MAKEKFERTKPHVNVGTIGHVDHGKTTLTAAITNVLAKVYGGTAQAFDQIDNAPEERERGITIATSHVEYDTPTRHYAHVDCPGHADYVKNMITGAAQMDGAILVVAATDGPMPQTREHILLGRQVGVPYMIVFMNKCDMVDDEELLELVEMEVRELLSDYDFPGDDLPVIQGSALKALEGEKEWEDKIVELAEALDSYIPEPERDIDKPFLLPIEDVFSISGRGTVVTGRIERGILKTGDDVAIVGIKETTNTTCTGVEMFRKLLDEGRAGENVGALLRGTKRDDVERGQVLAAPGSINPHTKFEAEVYVLSKDEGGRHTPFFKGYRPQFYFRTTDITGAVELPEGVEMVMPGDNVQMSVELIAPIAMDEGLRFAIREGGRTVGAGVVAKILD